One window of the Oncorhynchus mykiss isolate Arlee chromosome 5, USDA_OmykA_1.1, whole genome shotgun sequence genome contains the following:
- the LOC110524520 gene encoding lymphocyte expansion molecule, with protein MAEKKFKGAPFGTQTSRFDVSAVHPANKRVGTYTEIPYCKNMTNDLERRLGPGYYDAAGHGDFSKRSVAERAKGPGWQRAQETARLAAIPHLLYREAWENKRFLKTKVGPGTYRVADFIEELQKKPGSVRGVCDSREERFRNAQSWTPGPGCYGNRGVPWAALEEKRSGLNGAPSMHLSSSLQRFPEGNSTDCGLSPCTYTLKSSTEALLASGSSRRGAYDLFTGPRDKPITAGYFATPKCVNLTPGEYPGGCGGFGEELCRREKRNHGVFGMLDQYPVVPTERIYHSTLSQCPRPATFPGPGWYEVVSPQSRPESHTHPPFLSSAPRASRRTERLQNGNYSMVGPGRYDIAEKGWSKTDNGYTSSFNSRTQRYLHKPDRDKHTQERLRAINVPVDRLSFLVQPGRNTLMKSA; from the exons ATGGCTGAAAAAAAGTTCAAAGGAGCTCCGTTTGGAACACAGACATCGAG GTTTGATGTGTCAGCGGTCCATCCAGCCAATAAGAGAGTAGGGACCTACACAGAGATCCCCTACTGCAAAAATATGACCAATGACCTG GAGAGGCGGCTGGGGCCGGGGTACTATGATGCTGCAGGCCATGGGGACTTCAGTAAACGGTCGGTGGCAGAGCGGGCCAAAGGGCCGGGGTGGCAGAGGGCCCAGGAGACTGCCAGGTTGGCAGCCATACCTCACCTCCTCTACAGGGAGGCCTGGGAAAACAAACGCTTCCTG AAAACTAAAGTGGGTCCAGGAACCTACAGAGTAGCAGACTTTATAGAGGAGCTGCAGAAGAAACCAGGCAGTGTGAGAGGAGTGTGTGACAGCAGGGAAGAGCGGTTCAGAAATGCACAg AGCTGGACGCCAGGCCCTGGTTGCTATGGTAATAGGGGTGTTCCATGGGCAGCGCTGGAGGAGAAGAGGTCGGGGTTAAATGGGGCTCCTAGCATGCACCTCAGCTCCTCACTGCAACGCTTCCCAGAAGGCAACAGTACA GACTGTGGGCTGAGTCCCTGTACCTATACTCTAAAGAGCAGCACAGAGGCGTTGTTGGCCAgcggcagcagcaggagaggtgCATATGACCTCTTCACTGGACCACGAGACAAACCCATCACCGCTGGATACTTCGCTACCCCG aAGTGTGTAAATCTAACTCCAGGGGAGTACCCTGGTGGGTGTGGGGGCTTTGGAGAGGAGTTGTGTCGTCGTGAAAAGCGGAACCACGGTGTGTTTGGAATGTTGGATCAGTACCCAGTTGTTCCAACAGAGAGAATCTACCACAGCACCCTGTCCCAATGCCCTCGACCTGCT ACGTTCCCAGGGCCAGGGTGGTATGAGGTCGTCTCTCCACAGTCCCGTCCAGAGAGTCACACCcatccccccttcctctcctctgccccccGTGCCAGCCGTAGGACAGAAAGATTGCAGAACGGAAATTAT AGCATGGTTGGTCCTGGTCGTTATGACATTGCAGAAAAGGGGTGGAGTAAGACTGACAATGGCTACACCTCCTCCTTCAATTCCCGGACACAGAGATATCTTCACAaaccagacagagacaaacacacaca GGAGAGGTTGCGTGCGATAAATGTTCCGGTGGACAGACTGAGTTTCCTGGTGCAGCCTGGAAGGAACACTTTGATGAAATcagcttag